A single window of Halobacillus naozhouensis DNA harbors:
- a CDS encoding nuclease-related domain-containing protein has protein sequence MEHLPPTHFKRIDVHEQYAIRSAGHLGETTTDHFLVPYLHSERYHIIQDIRLFDGIQHFQIDCLILNPSFVSSLKSKIYVENVLLTVKKIHFQIPTETNYPIRDGFNIYF, from the coding sequence CTGGAGCACCTTCCCCCTACTCATTTCAAACGAATAGACGTTCATGAACAGTACGCCATAAGGTCTGCAGGTCACTTAGGAGAAACCACCACTGATCACTTTCTTGTTCCATACCTTCACTCAGAGAGATACCATATTATCCAGGACATTCGACTCTTCGACGGTATCCAACATTTTCAAATCGATTGCCTCATCCTCAATCCATCCTTCGTCTCATCCTTGAAGTCGAAAATTTACGTGGAAAACGTACTTTTGACGGTAAAAAAGATACATTTTCAGATCCCAACCGAAACAAATTATCCCATCCGTGACGGATTTAACATCTACTTTTAA
- the gatC gene encoding Asp-tRNA(Asn)/Glu-tRNA(Gln) amidotransferase subunit GatC, producing MSRISKDEVKHVAHLARLSINEEEADMFTKQLDDIIMYAEQLNELDTDGVEPTTHVLDLQNVMRKDEPKKWITKEEALKNAPDKQDGQFKVPSILE from the coding sequence ATGTCCCGTATTAGCAAAGATGAAGTAAAACATGTGGCGCATTTAGCGCGTCTCTCCATTAATGAAGAAGAGGCGGATATGTTTACGAAACAGCTTGACGACATTATTATGTATGCCGAGCAATTGAATGAATTGGATACAGATGGAGTCGAGCCGACAACTCACGTCCTTGATTTACAAAATGTGATGCGTAAAGATGAGCCAAAGAAATGGATTACTAAAGAAGAAGCACTAAAAAATGCACCGGATAAACAAGATGGGCAATTTAAAGTACCATCAATTTTAGAATAG
- the putP gene encoding sodium/proline symporter PutP, with protein MDIPTLITFIVYLVGMLLIGFAAYRLTSDLSDYVLGGRRLGPGVAALSAGASDMSGWLLLGLPGAVYASGLSGAWIGVGLAIGAYLNWQFVARRLRIYTEVAKDSITIPDYLENRFHDSSHLLRVISAFVILLFFTFYTSSGMVAGAKLFQASFEISYTQALWIGAIVTISYTFLGGFLAVSWTDFVQGILMFLALIAVPIVAIQQLGGWSSAVDAVGNIDPTHLNMVQGVGALTIISSLAWGLGYFGQPHILVRFMALRSAKDVPKARFIGMGWMIIGLYGAIFTGLFGLAFINTQDLAGLAGFGVEVVSQDGMRMLADPEKIFITFSQILFHPVIAGILLAAILSAIMSTIDSQLLVSSSALAEDFYKAIFRKNASERELVWVGRVAVATIALIAILIAGNPGSSVLQLVSYAWAGFGAAFGPLIILSLFWKGITRNGALAGMIVGAVTVVVWGDFLSGGIFDLYELVPGFLFSLIVSVLVSLAGTPSKEIIAEFEEAERR; from the coding sequence ATGGATATACCAACGTTAATTACGTTTATTGTTTACTTAGTCGGTATGCTTTTAATTGGATTTGCTGCATATCGTTTAACAAGTGATTTATCAGATTACGTATTAGGTGGACGTCGATTAGGCCCGGGAGTAGCCGCACTTAGTGCAGGCGCATCAGACATGAGTGGCTGGCTATTATTAGGACTGCCTGGTGCTGTTTATGCTTCTGGTTTGTCTGGAGCTTGGATCGGGGTAGGACTTGCTATTGGTGCCTACTTAAACTGGCAGTTTGTGGCACGTCGTCTGCGTATTTATACTGAGGTCGCAAAAGATTCTATAACGATTCCGGATTATTTGGAAAATCGTTTCCACGACAGTTCTCATTTATTACGTGTTATTTCTGCATTTGTCATCCTGTTATTCTTTACCTTCTATACTTCCTCTGGTATGGTGGCCGGTGCAAAATTGTTTCAGGCCTCATTTGAAATAAGTTATACACAGGCTTTATGGATTGGTGCAATTGTCACCATTTCTTATACCTTCTTAGGTGGGTTCCTGGCTGTTAGTTGGACAGACTTTGTACAAGGGATTCTAATGTTCTTGGCACTTATTGCAGTTCCAATTGTGGCCATTCAGCAACTTGGTGGCTGGAGTTCTGCAGTGGACGCTGTAGGAAATATAGATCCGACACATTTAAACATGGTTCAAGGAGTTGGAGCCTTAACAATCATATCCTCACTTGCCTGGGGGCTCGGATATTTCGGTCAGCCGCATATCCTTGTACGTTTTATGGCGCTTCGTTCAGCTAAAGATGTGCCGAAAGCCCGCTTTATTGGAATGGGCTGGATGATTATTGGCCTTTATGGAGCGATCTTTACTGGTTTGTTCGGACTTGCCTTTATTAATACACAAGACCTTGCAGGTTTAGCAGGATTTGGAGTAGAAGTCGTATCCCAAGACGGTATGCGGATGCTTGCAGACCCTGAAAAAATCTTTATTACATTTTCCCAGATTCTGTTCCACCCTGTGATTGCAGGTATTCTATTAGCAGCGATCCTTTCTGCGATTATGAGTACCATTGACTCCCAATTGCTTGTATCTTCTTCTGCATTAGCAGAGGACTTCTACAAAGCGATCTTCCGTAAGAATGCCTCTGAGCGTGAATTGGTTTGGGTTGGGCGTGTGGCTGTTGCTACTATCGCTCTAATCGCGATCTTAATTGCCGGAAATCCGGGTAGTTCTGTACTTCAACTAGTATCTTATGCTTGGGCAGGATTTGGTGCTGCATTTGGACCACTGATCATTTTATCCCTGTTTTGGAAAGGAATTACTCGTAATGGTGCGCTAGCTGGTATGATCGTTGGTGCGGTTACAGTAGTTGTTTGGGGAGACTTCTTAAGTGGTGGAATCTTTGATCTTTATGAGCTTGTACCAGGATTCCTGTTTAGTTTGATTGTATCTGTACTAGTAAGCTTGGCTGGTACGCCTTCTAAGGAAATAATTGCAGAATTCGAAGAAGCAGAACGTCGCTAA
- the gatA gene encoding Asp-tRNA(Asn)/Glu-tRNA(Gln) amidotransferase subunit GatA — translation MALFDYTLRELQEKLHSKEITVTDLVDESYQRIEEVDHAVKAFLTLNKEAAQNQAAELDADRGNDAAKLFGLPIGVKDNIVTKGLRTTAASQLLRNLEDPLYDATVVQKLNEAKSVTIGKLNMDEFAMGSSNENSSYTATRNPWNPDYVPGGSSGGSAAAVAAGEVPFSLGSDTGGSIRQPAAFCGVVGLKPTYGRVSRFGLIAFASSLDQIGPITRTVEDNAFLLENIAGHDKMDSTSANVEVPSYTDALTGDVKGLKIAVPKEYLGEGVTPEVKEAVQAALKKYEELGATWEEVSLPHSKYAVATYYLLSSSEASANLARFDGVRYGVRTDNADTMLDMFKNSRSEGFGNEVKRRIMLGTFALSSGYYDAYYKKAQQVRTLIKNDFEKVLEDYDVIIGPTTPTPAFKVGEKIDDPLTMYANDILTIPVNLAGVPGISVPCGLSSDGLPIGLQIIGKHFDESTVYRTAHAFEQATDFHKQRPSLGGAQS, via the coding sequence ATGGCTTTATTTGACTATACCTTACGTGAGCTTCAGGAGAAGCTACATAGCAAAGAAATTACTGTTACTGATCTTGTCGATGAATCCTATCAGCGAATTGAGGAAGTCGATCATGCAGTGAAGGCATTTCTTACCTTAAATAAGGAAGCTGCCCAAAACCAGGCTGCCGAATTAGACGCTGACCGCGGTAATGATGCTGCCAAGCTATTTGGACTGCCGATTGGTGTGAAAGATAATATTGTCACAAAAGGGTTACGTACTACAGCAGCAAGCCAGCTGCTTCGTAACTTGGAAGATCCACTTTACGATGCAACCGTAGTTCAAAAATTAAATGAAGCAAAATCCGTTACGATTGGAAAGTTAAATATGGACGAGTTTGCGATGGGGTCCTCTAATGAGAACTCAAGTTATACTGCAACCCGTAATCCGTGGAATCCCGATTACGTTCCAGGAGGGTCAAGCGGAGGCTCAGCTGCAGCGGTTGCAGCGGGAGAGGTGCCTTTTTCGCTAGGCTCAGACACAGGCGGGTCTATTCGTCAGCCGGCTGCTTTCTGTGGAGTCGTAGGACTTAAGCCAACGTATGGCCGTGTCTCACGTTTTGGCCTTATCGCTTTCGCTTCCTCCCTTGACCAAATTGGACCGATTACGCGAACCGTAGAGGATAACGCCTTTCTATTAGAAAACATTGCCGGGCATGACAAAATGGACTCTACTTCAGCAAATGTAGAAGTTCCTAGTTATACTGATGCTCTAACTGGTGATGTTAAAGGGTTAAAGATCGCCGTCCCTAAAGAATACTTGGGCGAAGGGGTCACTCCTGAGGTCAAAGAAGCGGTACAAGCTGCTCTTAAGAAATATGAAGAATTGGGCGCGACATGGGAAGAAGTATCTCTGCCACATTCGAAATATGCTGTTGCAACTTATTACCTGTTGTCTTCATCGGAAGCTTCTGCAAATCTGGCCCGCTTTGATGGAGTCCGCTACGGTGTACGTACCGACAATGCAGATACTATGCTGGATATGTTCAAAAACTCCCGTTCAGAAGGGTTTGGCAACGAAGTGAAGCGTCGGATTATGCTAGGAACGTTCGCGCTTAGTTCTGGTTATTACGATGCTTACTATAAAAAAGCCCAGCAAGTCCGTACATTAATTAAGAATGATTTTGAAAAAGTGCTTGAAGACTATGATGTGATCATTGGACCAACAACTCCGACGCCGGCCTTTAAGGTGGGCGAGAAAATCGATGATCCACTAACGATGTATGCAAATGATATTTTGACCATTCCTGTCAATCTTGCCGGCGTCCCGGGGATTTCTGTGCCGTGTGGTCTATCATCAGATGGATTGCCAATCGGCCTGCAAATCATTGGCAAGCATTTTGATGAAAGCACGGTTTATCGTACAGCACACGCCTTTGAACAGGCGACAGACTTCCATAAACAACGCCCGTCCCTTGGAGGTGCGCAGTCATGA
- the pruA gene encoding L-glutamate gamma-semialdehyde dehydrogenase, which translates to MVVPYKHEPFTDFSLDENRRALEAEIKNVEADLGNDYPLIIGGERIMTDNKIEVVNPANKKEVIGYVSKANQDLAEKAHKIADETFQWWRKTKAQFRADILFRAASIIRRRKHEFTAHLVKEGGKPWKEADADTAEAIDFMEYYGRQMLEIDKGVEVNSRPIENNRFHYISLGVGVVISPWNFLFAIMAGTTVASMVSGNTVLLKPASSTPIIAYKMMEVLEEAGLPAGVINYIPGSGKEVGDYLVDHPRTRFVSFTGSREVGTRIFERAAKVQPGQKWLKRTIIEMGGKDTIVVDKESDLELAADAITYSAFGFSGQKCSACSRVVAHEDIYDELLDKVVSKTKESVSYGDPAAHDTYMGPVIDQAAYDKILSYIDIGKEEGKLLAGGKGNDSKGWFIEPTVFADLKPDARIMQEEIFGPVVGFTKAKSFDEAIDIANNTDYGLTGAVISNNRSHIEQAREDFQVGNLYFNRGCTAAIVGYHPFGGFNMSGTDSKAGGPDYLIHHMQGKTTSEML; encoded by the coding sequence ATGGTCGTACCATACAAACATGAACCATTTACTGATTTTAGCTTGGATGAGAATCGCAGAGCGCTAGAGGCTGAGATTAAAAATGTTGAAGCTGATCTAGGCAATGATTACCCTCTTATTATTGGCGGAGAACGCATTATGACAGACAACAAGATTGAAGTTGTCAATCCCGCTAATAAGAAAGAAGTTATTGGTTATGTTTCAAAAGCGAACCAGGATCTCGCTGAAAAAGCCCACAAAATTGCAGACGAAACTTTCCAGTGGTGGCGCAAGACAAAGGCGCAATTCCGTGCTGATATCTTATTTCGTGCAGCGTCCATTATTCGGCGTCGCAAGCATGAATTTACCGCCCATCTTGTAAAAGAAGGTGGAAAGCCATGGAAGGAAGCGGATGCTGATACAGCGGAAGCGATCGACTTCATGGAGTATTATGGACGTCAAATGCTTGAAATCGATAAAGGGGTAGAGGTAAACTCCCGCCCTATTGAAAACAACCGTTTCCACTACATTTCCCTTGGAGTCGGAGTTGTGATTTCCCCGTGGAACTTCCTGTTTGCTATTATGGCAGGTACTACAGTGGCTTCAATGGTTTCTGGAAACACGGTATTGCTTAAACCAGCAAGCTCGACTCCTATTATTGCTTATAAAATGATGGAAGTGCTTGAAGAAGCAGGTCTGCCGGCTGGAGTTATTAACTATATTCCTGGCAGCGGAAAAGAAGTTGGGGATTATCTCGTTGATCATCCGCGCACACGCTTTGTCAGCTTTACAGGCTCGCGCGAAGTTGGGACAAGAATTTTTGAACGGGCTGCCAAAGTACAGCCAGGTCAAAAGTGGCTGAAGCGTACGATTATCGAAATGGGTGGGAAAGATACTATTGTCGTAGACAAGGAGTCAGATTTAGAGCTGGCTGCAGATGCGATTACGTATTCTGCTTTTGGATTCTCCGGACAGAAATGCTCGGCCTGCTCACGAGTAGTGGCTCACGAAGACATCTATGACGAACTTTTAGATAAAGTGGTAAGTAAGACGAAAGAATCGGTCTCTTACGGCGATCCGGCAGCACACGACACTTATATGGGGCCGGTTATTGACCAGGCTGCCTACGATAAGATTTTAAGCTACATTGATATTGGGAAAGAAGAAGGAAAGCTGCTGGCAGGAGGTAAAGGAAATGACAGTAAAGGCTGGTTTATCGAGCCGACTGTTTTTGCCGACCTGAAACCAGATGCAAGAATTATGCAGGAAGAAATATTTGGTCCCGTCGTTGGCTTTACAAAAGCGAAGTCCTTCGACGAAGCGATCGACATAGCAAACAATACAGATTACGGTCTGACTGGTGCAGTTATCTCGAACAATCGCTCACACATTGAACAAGCTCGTGAAGACTTCCAAGTTGGTAACTTGTATTTTAACCGCGGCTGTACAGCAGCAATCGTCGGGTATCATCCGTTTGGAGGATTCAACATGTCGGGTACGGACTCAAAAGCTGGCGGACCAGATTATTTGATTCATCACATGCAAGGTAAGACAACTTCCGAAATGCTGTAA
- a CDS encoding CamS family sex pheromone protein: MRKLHLLLLSSLLLVSACTPVYDNTDEVVRETGSDNNNQSAIIPNYSLSDQTYRMILTEDSAKVSSAPGVTTNQMDNRLDIAAFENGLRRHSKEYFSPKKYYFQPGQTLTDSDLLNWLSRKSEDNPKGLNPVLDEDKASEKDFRSKPRYISNIIEQDYLVRKEDNVVEVAGVTIGISMRSVYNFTADGREYSENLSTEKVLAKGKEYANTILKRLREKETLQGVPIVFAIFEEERDNAKTAGNFLSKTYVEASENSIGDWKSIQENYVLFPSDEAEENYFDHAKLFSDFRVQVSDYFPNFVGMIANGFYIDQELKKVEIDIPIQFRSQSEVVGFTQYIYSLVMEMFEDHYAVQVRIKSMDQQESLIVKEPGNEKPYIYIYD; this comes from the coding sequence ATGAGGAAGCTGCACCTGCTTTTACTTAGTAGCTTGCTTCTTGTAAGCGCATGTACACCCGTTTACGATAATACGGATGAAGTGGTTCGTGAAACGGGAAGTGATAATAATAACCAGTCAGCCATCATACCAAACTATAGTCTTTCCGATCAAACTTATCGGATGATTTTGACAGAAGACAGTGCGAAAGTTTCTTCTGCCCCTGGTGTAACGACCAACCAGATGGATAATCGCTTAGATATTGCGGCGTTTGAAAATGGCCTGCGTCGCCATTCTAAAGAATATTTCAGTCCGAAGAAATATTACTTTCAGCCTGGCCAGACCTTAACGGATTCCGATTTGTTAAACTGGCTTTCGCGTAAATCGGAGGACAATCCTAAGGGGCTGAATCCTGTGTTGGATGAGGATAAAGCGTCTGAAAAAGATTTCCGCAGCAAACCTCGCTACATTTCAAATATTATCGAACAAGATTATCTTGTTCGAAAGGAAGATAATGTGGTCGAAGTAGCAGGAGTTACCATTGGAATATCTATGCGATCAGTGTACAACTTTACTGCGGATGGGCGGGAGTACTCCGAAAATTTATCGACTGAAAAAGTATTAGCAAAAGGGAAAGAATATGCCAATACTATTCTGAAACGACTTCGTGAAAAAGAGACGCTTCAAGGGGTTCCTATCGTATTTGCGATTTTTGAAGAAGAGCGCGACAACGCAAAAACTGCCGGGAATTTCTTAAGCAAGACCTACGTGGAAGCCTCTGAAAATTCGATAGGTGATTGGAAGTCAATCCAAGAAAATTATGTTCTCTTTCCTTCAGATGAAGCTGAAGAGAACTACTTTGATCATGCCAAGCTATTTTCTGATTTCCGCGTTCAGGTTTCGGATTACTTCCCGAATTTCGTAGGTATGATTGCAAATGGATTTTATATTGATCAAGAGCTTAAAAAGGTAGAGATTGATATTCCGATTCAATTCCGTTCACAGTCAGAAGTCGTCGGTTTTACTCAATATATCTATAGTCTCGTTATGGAAATGTTTGAGGATCACTATGCTGTCCAAGTAAGAATTAAGAGTATGGATCAACAGGAAAGCCTCATCGTTAAAGAGCCAGGTAACGAGAAACCGTATATTTATATTTATGATTAA
- the gatB gene encoding Asp-tRNA(Asn)/Glu-tRNA(Gln) amidotransferase subunit GatB: MNFETIIGLEVHVELKTASKIFSPSSNMFGDEPNSNVNPIDLGYPGVLPVLNEEAVNFAMKAAMALNCEIATDTKFDRKNYFYPDNPKAFQISQFDKPIGENGYIDIEVDGVKKRIGITRLHMEEDAGKLTHSDDGYSLVDYNRQGTPLVEIVSEPDIRTPKEAYAYLEALKNIIQYTGVSDCKMEEGSLRCDANLSLRPIGQEEFGTKTELKNLNSFSFVQKGLEFEEKRQEKVLLNGGEILQETRRYDEQTKETILMRVKEGSDDYRYFPEPDLIPLYIDEAWKERIREQIPELPDARKQRYIEELQLPAYDAMVLTNNKEMSDFFEDTIANGGDIKQSSNWLMGEVSAYMNKQQKEFGDLALTPQSLAKLTKLIEDGTISSKIAKKVFSELVEKGGDPEKIVKDKGLVQISDEGQLTEIITKILDNNQQSIEDYKNGKDKALGFLVGQVMKETKGQANPPMVNKIILEEMDKR; the protein is encoded by the coding sequence ATGAATTTCGAAACAATTATTGGATTAGAAGTACACGTTGAACTTAAAACAGCATCTAAAATTTTCAGCCCATCCTCCAACATGTTTGGAGATGAACCGAACTCGAATGTTAACCCGATTGACTTAGGATACCCAGGTGTTCTACCTGTGCTCAATGAAGAAGCGGTTAATTTTGCCATGAAAGCCGCAATGGCATTGAACTGTGAAATCGCAACCGATACAAAGTTCGACCGTAAGAATTACTTTTATCCGGATAATCCGAAGGCCTTCCAAATCTCTCAATTCGATAAACCAATTGGCGAGAATGGCTACATTGATATTGAAGTAGATGGAGTCAAAAAACGGATCGGGATCACACGGCTTCACATGGAAGAGGATGCCGGCAAACTGACTCACAGTGATGATGGCTATTCCCTTGTCGATTATAACCGTCAGGGTACACCGCTTGTAGAGATTGTCTCAGAACCTGACATTCGTACACCGAAAGAAGCATATGCTTATCTTGAGGCGTTGAAGAACATCATCCAATATACAGGTGTTTCGGACTGTAAGATGGAAGAAGGCTCACTAAGATGTGATGCTAACTTGTCTCTGCGCCCGATTGGACAAGAAGAATTCGGAACGAAGACAGAGCTAAAGAACTTGAATTCATTCTCTTTTGTACAAAAAGGACTTGAGTTTGAAGAAAAGCGTCAGGAAAAAGTTCTTCTTAATGGCGGAGAAATTTTGCAGGAAACACGCCGTTATGATGAACAAACGAAAGAAACGATTCTGATGCGAGTTAAAGAAGGTTCAGATGATTATCGTTACTTCCCTGAACCGGATCTCATTCCGCTTTATATTGATGAAGCCTGGAAAGAACGCATTCGAGAGCAAATTCCAGAGTTGCCTGATGCCCGTAAACAACGTTATATCGAAGAGCTTCAGCTTCCGGCGTATGATGCAATGGTACTTACCAATAATAAAGAAATGTCGGATTTCTTTGAGGATACAATCGCAAACGGCGGTGACATTAAGCAGTCCTCAAATTGGCTGATGGGTGAAGTTTCTGCATACATGAACAAGCAGCAGAAAGAGTTCGGTGATTTAGCACTGACGCCACAATCCCTTGCCAAGCTGACGAAATTAATTGAAGATGGAACGATCTCTTCGAAAATCGCTAAGAAGGTCTTCAGTGAATTAGTTGAAAAAGGCGGCGATCCTGAGAAGATCGTGAAAGACAAAGGCCTCGTTCAAATTTCTGATGAAGGACAGCTTACAGAAATCATTACGAAGATCCTGGATAACAATCAGCAATCCATTGAAGACTATAAAAATGGAAAAGATAAAGCGCTTGGTTTCTTAGTCGGACAAGTGATGAAGGAAACAAAAGGTCAGGCGAACCCGCCAATGGTCAATAAGATCATCCTTGAAGAAATGGATAAACGATAA
- a CDS encoding diacylglycerol kinase, with product MQRARIIYNPTSGREVIRKVLPDILQRFEQAGYEASTHATTCAGDATEAAEIAVERKFDVVVAAGGDGTINEVINGIAEQPFRPKLGIIPVGTTNDFARALYVPRNIHKAVDVILAGYSTPLDIGRVNDQYFMNIAGGGKITEISYEVPSKLKTMLGQLAYYLKGMEMLPSIKPTYVEMEYDGKLYQGDIMLFLVSNTNSVGGLEKLAPEAQMDDGLFDLMIIEKMNIAEFVRLATLAIQGTHMNHPKFIHKTASRIKVKTEEKMQLNIDGEFGGLLPGEFVNLYKHIEFFVPEDKFSLEQEDELNE from the coding sequence ATGCAACGTGCCCGAATAATATATAATCCGACATCAGGAAGAGAAGTAATCAGGAAAGTTCTCCCTGACATTCTGCAGCGATTTGAACAAGCTGGTTATGAAGCCTCTACACACGCTACAACATGTGCCGGTGATGCAACGGAGGCAGCTGAGATCGCCGTCGAACGCAAATTCGATGTCGTTGTCGCAGCAGGTGGGGATGGAACGATTAATGAAGTCATTAATGGCATAGCTGAACAGCCATTTAGACCGAAGCTTGGTATCATTCCAGTCGGAACCACGAACGATTTCGCGCGAGCACTTTATGTTCCGCGCAATATTCATAAAGCCGTTGACGTCATTTTAGCAGGATATTCAACGCCGCTTGATATCGGCCGTGTCAATGATCAATATTTCATGAACATCGCCGGGGGAGGAAAGATTACCGAAATTTCCTATGAAGTCCCAAGTAAACTTAAGACAATGCTTGGTCAGCTTGCTTATTACTTAAAGGGAATGGAGATGCTTCCTTCGATCAAGCCTACGTATGTGGAAATGGAGTACGATGGCAAGTTGTATCAAGGTGATATTATGTTGTTCCTCGTCTCTAATACAAATTCAGTTGGCGGGCTTGAGAAGCTGGCTCCTGAGGCGCAAATGGATGATGGTTTATTTGACTTAATGATTATTGAGAAAATGAACATCGCTGAATTTGTAAGGCTGGCCACGCTGGCCATACAAGGCACGCACATGAACCATCCGAAATTTATTCACAAAACCGCAAGTCGGATTAAAGTGAAGACAGAAGAGAAGATGCAGCTTAACATTGACGGAGAATTTGGCGGACTCTTGCCAGGAGAATTCGTCAACTTGTATAAACATATCGAGTTTTTTGTACCAGAAGATAAATTCTCACTAGAGCAAGAAGATGAGTTGAATGAGTGA
- the putP gene encoding sodium/proline symporter PutP, translated as MDINYQTLTAIIIYLVGMQIIGYLAAKLTSNLSDYVLGGRRLTPGVAALSAGSSDMSGWLMLGLPGAMYVSGMGSIWLAVGLAMGAYLNWQFVAKPFRVYTEVSNDSITVPDYFENRFRDHSKILRVISAVIILVFFTFYTSSSLVGGAILLESSFGMDYRLALWVGAAVILSYTLFGGFLAASWTDFIQGILMFLALIIIPIVAIVELGGWNETVNTIGSMDPSYLNVYSGATFVSVVSLLAWGLGYFGQPHIIVRFMGIRSTKDIPKARLIGMSWMVISLFGAILVGFSGIAFFADAPLENSETVFIMFSQILFNPWVAGFLLAAILSAIMSTVDSQLLVSSSALAQDFYKAIFRKSASQKEEMIVGRIAVLGIALLAVLLGYDRDSKVLELVSYAWAGFGAAFGPVIILSLFWKRMTRNGALAGIIVGAATVIIWKQLSGGIFELYELAPGFIFAGLAIIIVSLLGKEPPQEVQTEYDEFKAKMEKA; from the coding sequence ATGGATATAAATTACCAGACACTAACCGCGATTATTATTTATCTAGTTGGTATGCAAATTATTGGTTATTTGGCCGCAAAACTTACCAGTAACTTATCAGATTATGTACTAGGTGGAAGACGATTAACTCCAGGAGTAGCCGCTTTAAGTGCTGGTTCTTCTGACATGAGTGGGTGGCTCATGCTTGGTTTGCCGGGAGCTATGTATGTAAGTGGTATGGGCTCTATCTGGCTTGCCGTAGGTTTGGCAATGGGTGCCTACTTGAACTGGCAATTTGTTGCGAAACCATTCCGCGTGTACACAGAGGTTTCAAATGACTCCATTACGGTTCCTGATTACTTCGAAAATCGTTTCCGTGACCATTCAAAAATACTTCGTGTTATTTCTGCAGTAATCATCTTAGTCTTCTTTACCTTCTACACTTCATCTAGCCTTGTAGGTGGAGCGATACTGTTAGAAAGTTCATTTGGAATGGATTACAGACTTGCCCTATGGGTAGGAGCAGCTGTTATTCTTTCTTACACGTTGTTCGGCGGGTTCCTTGCCGCAAGCTGGACAGACTTCATTCAAGGGATCTTAATGTTCTTAGCCTTAATCATTATCCCAATTGTCGCCATTGTTGAGCTTGGCGGCTGGAATGAAACGGTTAACACTATCGGAAGTATGGACCCTTCTTATCTCAATGTCTATTCTGGTGCCACGTTTGTAAGTGTGGTTTCCCTGCTGGCCTGGGGACTTGGTTACTTTGGACAACCACACATCATCGTTCGATTTATGGGAATCAGATCTACGAAAGACATTCCAAAGGCACGCCTCATCGGTATGTCCTGGATGGTTATCTCTCTATTCGGTGCCATACTTGTCGGCTTTTCAGGTATTGCTTTCTTTGCTGACGCACCACTTGAGAACTCTGAGACAGTATTTATCATGTTCTCACAAATTCTCTTTAATCCATGGGTAGCTGGTTTCTTACTTGCCGCTATTCTATCTGCGATTATGAGTACTGTGGATTCACAGCTGCTTGTATCTTCAAGTGCTTTAGCACAAGACTTTTATAAAGCGATCTTCAGAAAGAGTGCCAGCCAGAAAGAAGAAATGATTGTAGGAAGAATCGCTGTGCTGGGAATCGCGTTGCTCGCTGTCTTATTAGGTTATGACCGTGATAGTAAGGTGCTCGAGCTTGTAAGTTACGCGTGGGCAGGATTTGGTGCTGCATTTGGTCCTGTTATCATTCTAAGCCTTTTCTGGAAGCGTATGACCAGAAATGGTGCACTAGCCGGAATTATTGTCGGTGCAGCCACCGTCATTATCTGGAAACAGCTATCTGGCGGCATTTTCGAATTATATGAATTAGCCCCTGGCTTCATTTTTGCAGGCCTAGCCATTATTATCGTTAGCCTTCTTGGTAAAGAACCACCACAAGAAGTTCAAACGGAATATGACGAGTTCAAAGCTAAAATGGAAAAAGCTTAA